One part of the Eptesicus fuscus isolate TK198812 chromosome 20, DD_ASM_mEF_20220401, whole genome shotgun sequence genome encodes these proteins:
- the LOC103291785 gene encoding olfactory receptor 1G1: MVPSQTRRSTLAYCIIFRVHNAGLIKLIQLSQLSAYRQMGWENLTSVSEFFLLGLPAQPEQQEVLFGLFLSMYLITVAGNLLIILAIIADAQLHTPMYFFLVNLSLADTCFVSTTVPKMLANIWIQNQVISYAGCLSQLYFFMLFGMLEAFLLAVMAYDRYVAICHPLHYIMVMSPGLCVFLVSASWIMTALSSLLHTLLMNSLSFCADHEIPHFFCDINPLLSLSCTDPFINELVIFTIGSLTGLVCVLCLVISYTYIFSTILKIPSAQGKRKAFSTCSSHLSVVSLFFGTSFCVYFSPPSTRSAQKGAVASVMYTVVTPMLNPFIYSLRNRDIRSSLRKVIWFRKMHSPQW; encoded by the coding sequence ATGGTTCCATCTCAGACTAGAAGATCAACATTGGCATATTGCATAATTTTCAGAGTTCATAATGCAGGACTTATCAAACTCATTCAATTGTCCCAACTTTCTGCTTACAGACAAATGGGATGGGAAAACCTGACCAGCGTCTCAGAATTTTTCCTCCTGGGGCTCCCTGCACAGCCAGAGCAACAGGAGGTCCTCTTTGGGCTGTTCCTGTCCATGTACCTGATCACAGTGGCAGGCAACCTCCTCATCATTCTGGCCATCATCGCTGACGCTCAACTTCACACTCCCATGTATTTCTTCCTGGTCAACCTCTCCCTTGCAGACACCTGCTTTGTGTCCACCACAGTCCCCAAGATGCTGGCAAACATATGGATCCAGAATCAGGTCATCTCATATGCGGGGTGTCTATCACAACTATATTTTTTTATGCTGTTTGGGATGCTGGAGGCATTCCTCTTAGCAGTcatggcctatgaccgctatGTGGCCATATGCCACCCACTCCATTACATCATGGTCATGAGCCCTGGGCTCTGTGTCTTCCTCGTGTCTGCATCTTGGATCATGACTGCCCTCAGCTCCCTCTTACACACACTCTTGATGAACAGCCTGTCCTTCTGTGCAGACCACGAGATCCCACACTTCTTTTGTGACATCAACCCCCTTCTGAGTCTGTCCTGCACTGACCCCTTCATCAACGAGCTGGTGATCTTCACCATTGGCAGCCTCACAGGTCTGGTTTGCGTGCTTTGCCTGGTTATCTCTTACACGTACATTTTCTCCACCATCCTGAAGATCCCCTCAGCTCAGGGGAAGAGGAAAGCCTTTTCTACCTGCAGTTCTCACCTGTCTGTGGTCTCTCTATTCTTTGGGACATCCTTTTGTGTTTATTTCAGTCCCCCCTCAACCCGCTCAGCACAGAAGGGAGCTGTTGCTTCGGTGATGTACACTGTGGTCACCCCGATGCTAAATCCCTTTATCTACAGTTTGAGGAACAGAGACATCAGGTCTTCCCTGAGAAAGGTAATCTGGTTTAGGAAAATGCACTCCCCTCAGTGGTAG